GTGCGATTGTAGCGCTCTCCCAGCTGAGCTACAGCCCCTTGGGCAGTTTGTATTATAGCGAAGGCTTTCCGGCTTGTCAAATTAAGCGAGAACTTGCGCCGGCTCTTACGCCCACGCCGGCGAGCGGTACACCAGCCGGCCGCCCAGCACCGTGCCGTGCACCTCGGTCTCCAGCAGGGCTTCTGCCGGCCCGGCCAGGATATCCCGCGACAGGATCGCCATATCTGCCAGCTTGCCCGGCTCCAGCGTCCCCTTGATGCCGCTCTCCCCGCTGACTGCCGCCGGCGCCGCACAACTGGCGATCAACGCCTGCTCCAGCGTCAGCCGCTCCTCCGGATGCCAGCCATCCGGGGAAGGGGAGCCATCCGGCCGGCGGCGCGCCACCGCCGCGTATACGGTAGCCAGCGGCCCCAGCGGCTCCACCGGACAATCGGTGCCGAAGATGAGCGTCGCGCCGGCCTCCAGCAGGCTCCGGAAGGCATAGGCACCGCGCCCCCGCTCCGCCCCCCAATACCGTTCGACCATCTCGTAATCCGATGTGGCGTGCACCGGTTGGATGGAGGCGACCACCCCCAGCCGGCCGAAGCGGGGGATATCCGCCGGCGCCAGCAGTTGGACATGCTCAATACGGTTGGGCAGGGCGCCTGCGGAAGGATAGCGCGCCAGCGCCTCTTCCAGGACATCCAGCGCGCGGCGGTTGGCGGCATCGCCGATGGCGTGAATAGTGGCGCTGATCCCGTTGGGAAGCGCCAGCTCAAGGTGTTCCCGCAATTGCGCCGGCGAGGTAATCTCCACACCTGTATTCCCCGGCTCCCCCACATACGGCGCAAAGAGCAGGGCTGTGCGCGACCCCAAGGAGCCATCCATGAAAATTTTGACCCCGCCAATGCGCAACCATTCGTCGCCCAGGCCGGTGCGCACACCGGCGCGCACGGCCGGCTCCAGCATGTCCAGACGAAGCTGGCAGAGCATGCGCAGGCCCAGCTTGCCCTGCCGGCGAAGCTCCTGCAGGGCGCCGAGCTCCTGCGCGCCTTCGCCCAGCAGGAAATTGTGGATGGTAGTGATGCCGTGCGCCCACACGCTGGGAAAGGCCGCCTCCATCGCCGCACAGCACTGCGCAAAGGTGGGAGGCGGCACCACCTTCCACACCAGTTGTTTCGCCGGCATCTCGCACAATATCCCTGTAGGCTCCCCACTGGCATCCCGCAGGATGCGGCCGCCCGGTGGGTCGGGGGTTTCGGCCCCCACGCCGGCCAGCTCCAACGCCCGGCTGTTAACCCACAGGGAGTGCACGTCCTTGCTGTCCAGCGCGACGGGATGATCCGGACAGACCGCATCCAGCATCTGCCGGGTGGGGAATTCCGCCGGTTCCCAGACGTTGGGGTCCCATCCGCCGCCCAGGATCCATTGGCCGGCGGGAGCGCGGCGCGCCGCTTCCCTCACCCTTTCCAATGCCTCCGCGGCAGAGCGGGCGCCGCTCAGGTCCACCTGCTGGCGCCGCAGGGCATATTCCAGAAAATGAACGTGACAATCGCAAAAACCCGGCAGGACCAGCCGGCCGGCCAGATCCACCCGCTGTTCGGGCGGGACGCTCTCGGCGAGGGAATTGTCCCCCAGCGCCGCAATACGGTCACGCCAAATGGCGACCGCCTGATAGGCCGGCTGGCCGGGGGCCAAGGTGCGGACGATGCCGTTGTACAGCACCCAATCGGGTTTCACTGGATATTCCTCCTTCCAGGCGTCTCAGGGGCTGGGGACCGGCGCCGCCGGCCGAGGGCTGGGGCGGGATGCCCAGCCCAGCCAGCACAGCAAGACGGTGGCGATGATCCCGAACGCCCCAGAGCCTATCAGCACCCAGCGGGTGCCGAACGTATTGGCCAAGGCCGTGCTGACCAGCGGGGCAAAGAACGCCGCCGCATTGGCGATCATCTGGTGCACCGCGACAAAGGTCGGACGACTTCTCCGCGGCGACAATTCTACCGTGCGGTTGAAGATGATCAGCTCATTCCCGCCGCCCATGAAGCCGGCGAAGAACATGACCGGCACCAGCGGCGCCAGATGTTGAAAGGCCGTGGTCAGCAGAGGATAGCCAACCAGAATGCCCAGCGAGGCGATGAGCATGCCCCGCTGTTCCCGCTCCGGCCGGTTCCAGCGCCCCCAGAAGATATACCCCAGCAGGCCGCCGGCGGAATAGGCCGCCGTCAGCACCCCGATCCAAGTGCCCGTTGCCCCTAAATCTCGCACCCAGTAGATGCGAAACAGCGGTACCGCGGCAAACATGGCGAAATACGTCAGGAACACGCCCACTTCATACATGGCGAACTGCCGATATCTCTGCCACCAGGGCGCCGGCGGGAGGTCATTCTCCCCCGAGGAGGTGGAGGGGGTGGGGTCTTCCTGTCGGGACGGCATCCGGAGCTGTAGAATGAACCACACCGAGGCAAGTGTCAGGATACCCAGGCCGGCGAACAACACCTGGAAATTAAGGGGGAAGGGGATCAGGTCCAGCATCTTTCCCAAGGTTAACGATGCAACCATCCCCACAATGCTCATCACCGCCCAACGCTCCCCCACCACCCGCGCCAGATGGCGCGGATGAAACATCTCGGCGCAGGCAGTCTGGAACGAGGCGCCCCAGATGGTCGCCGGCAGGGCGGACAGTGTGG
The DNA window shown above is from Anaerolineae bacterium and carries:
- a CDS encoding amidohydrolase translates to MKPDWVLYNGIVRTLAPGQPAYQAVAIWRDRIAALGDNSLAESVPPEQRVDLAGRLVLPGFCDCHVHFLEYALRRQQVDLSGARSAAEALERVREAARRAPAGQWILGGGWDPNVWEPAEFPTRQMLDAVCPDHPVALDSKDVHSLWVNSRALELAGVGAETPDPPGGRILRDASGEPTGILCEMPAKQLVWKVVPPPTFAQCCAAMEAAFPSVWAHGITTIHNFLLGEGAQELGALQELRRQGKLGLRMLCQLRLDMLEPAVRAGVRTGLGDEWLRIGGVKIFMDGSLGSRTALLFAPYVGEPGNTGVEITSPAQLREHLELALPNGISATIHAIGDAANRRALDVLEEALARYPSAGALPNRIEHVQLLAPADIPRFGRLGVVASIQPVHATSDYEMVERYWGAERGRGAYAFRSLLEAGATLIFGTDCPVEPLGPLATVYAAVARRRPDGSPSPDGWHPEERLTLEQALIASCAAPAAVSGESGIKGTLEPGKLADMAILSRDILAGPAEALLETEVHGTVLGGRLVYRSPAWA
- a CDS encoding MFS transporter; amino-acid sequence: MPAFSFKRFWQRAGEYLGLLGRGATHHDPTDVVTPEERHNSRVLIWEAPFTNIAFGSLANFFALFAIQLGGSNAVVGWLTSGPAVVNMLWPLPSARIIQRLGNYPRSLALSAFFHRVPIIALAGIPFLPPAWRAWAIVVLTTLSALPATIWGASFQTACAEMFHPRHLARVVGERWAVMSIVGMVASLTLGKMLDLIPFPLNFQVLFAGLGILTLASVWFILQLRMPSRQEDPTPSTSSGENDLPPAPWWQRYRQFAMYEVGVFLTYFAMFAAVPLFRIYWVRDLGATGTWIGVLTAAYSAGGLLGYIFWGRWNRPEREQRGMLIASLGILVGYPLLTTAFQHLAPLVPVMFFAGFMGGGNELIIFNRTVELSPRRSRPTFVAVHQMIANAAAFFAPLVSTALANTFGTRWVLIGSGAFGIIATVLLCWLGWASRPSPRPAAPVPSP